From Zingiber officinale cultivar Zhangliang chromosome 5B, Zo_v1.1, whole genome shotgun sequence, the proteins below share one genomic window:
- the LOC121984171 gene encoding probable indole-3-acetic acid-amido synthetase GH3.6 isoform X2 → MAASSGAVEVFEGSTRDAHRIQMQTLRSILERNAAVGYLRRFLCGDAGFPDPAQADPAHTAAAFRRLVPLSSYDDYADLIDRVADGAEPPTALSVDPLLCFFNSSGTSTSKPKLIPYFDSSLAKSASSVAHQTSSALLQRLFPPTRSANKVLWFLYAGNVTATKAGYKVMAASAFPFHNNTPTPSPLLSMCVSPREVIVGADTLQQMYCHLLCGLSLSASVDCIRAPYAAGLIRAIRMLESKWMQLCDDIEYGSLSSEITEPSMRVAVQELLGAPQPELATRIREICMRNNWRGILCRLWPKLCYIACVSTGSMEQYFSLIKHYAGDNLPLLGGNYFASECPIGINMDRSRPPATTSFVIIPSAAYFEFLPFELGGSPNVQETVDISGVEVGKMYEVVVTTYRGLYRYRLNDVVKVVGFYNSLPRVEFITRAPKGDSEVFTERDLISAMTTLGLMIGDGKGGEIVEFAGYLDPNSDQGHVIIFVELDKDCLFLQRENVDKSIGQLSRCCQSLEACLGSVYKVKRAKGNLGLLELSIVKPGSFEGLARMAIKSGAPANQYKPAKILRTCKFVNLLKENVILSSASELSF, encoded by the exons ATGGCAGCGTCGTCAGGGGCGGTGGAGGTGTTTGAGGGGTCCACCCGCGACGCCCACCGGATTCAGATGCAGACTCTCCGCTCGATCCTTGAGCGGAACGCCGCCGTTGGCTATCTCCGCCGTTTCCTCTGCGGAGACGCCGGCTTCCCTGATCCCGCCCAGGCTGATCCAGCTCACACCGCCGCAGCTTTCCGCCGCCTAGTCCCGCTCTCCTCCTACGACGACTACGCCGATCTGATCGATCGGGTTGCTGACGGCGCCGAGCCGCCCACCGCTCTATCGGTCGATCCCCTTCTCTGCTTCTTCAACAG TTCAGGAACAAGCACATCGAAGCCAAAGCTGATTCCTTACTTTGATTCAAGCCTAGCAAAATCTGCTTCCAGTGTAGCACATCAAACCAGCTCGGCCCTTCTCCAAAG GTTATTTCCCCCAACAAGATCTGCCAACAAAGTTCTATGGTTCCTCTATGCAGGAAATGTAACTGCAACCAAAGCAGGGTACAAGGTGATGGCTGCTTCTGCATTCCCTTTTCACAACAACACCCCAACACCTTCACCACTGCTCTCAATGTGCGTCAGCCCCCGTGAGGTCATCGTAGGAGCAGACACCCTTCAACAGATGTATTGTCATCTTCTTTGCGGCCTCAGCCTCTCTGCTTCCGTAGACTGCATTCGTGCACCTTATGCAGCTGGCCTCATCAGGGCAATTCGAATGCTGGAATCCAAATGGATGCAGCTTTGTGATGACATCGAATATGGATCACTGAGCTCAGAGATCACAGAGCCTTCCATGAGAGTTGCAGTTCAAGAATTGCTTGGAGCTCCACAGCCAGAGTTGGCTACAAGGATACGAGAAATTTGCATGAGAAATAATTGGCGGGGTATTCTTTGCCGCTTGTGGCCAAAACTTTGTTACATTGCGTGCGTCAGCACAGGAAGCATGGAACAATATTTTTCACTCATAAAGCATTATGCTGGTGATAATTTGCCATTGTTGGGTGGAAACTACTTTGCTTCAGAGTGCCCTATTGGCATCAACATGGATAGAAGTCGCCCACCTGCTACCACAAGCTTTGTGATCATTCCCTCAGCGGCTTACTTTGAGTTCCTCCCTTTCGAGCTTGGAGGTTCACCTAATGTTCAAGAAACAGTAGACATATCTGGTGTAGAGGTAGGAAAGATGTATGAGGTGGTGGTGACTACTTACAGAGGACTTTACCGCTACCGCTTGAACGATGTCGTCAAGGTTGTTGGCTTTTATAACTCCTTACCAAGAGTGGAATTCATCACAAGAGCACCAAAAGGAGATTCAGAGGTCTTCACGGAGAGAGATTTGATCTCTGCAATGACTACTTTGGGGCTTATGATCGGGGATGGAAAGGGAGGAGAAATAGTGGAGTTTGCTGGGTATTTGGACCCCAACTCAGACCAGGGACATGTAATCATCTTTGTGGAGTTGGACAAGGATTGCTTGTTTCTGCAAAGGGAGAATGTGGACAAATCCATTGGACAACTGAGCAGGTGTTGTCAGTCACTTGAAGCTTGTTTGGGGAGTGTTTATAAGGTGAAGAGGGCAAAGGGAAATCTTGGTCTTCTTGAGTTGTCGATAGTGAAACCAGGTAGCTTTGAAGGGTTAGCAAGAATGGCCATCAAGAGTGGAGCACCTGCCAACCAATATAAACCTGCAAAGATACTTCGGACCTGCAAATTTGTAAatttattgaaagaaaatgtcaTATTGAGCAGTGCCAGTGAGCTCAGCTTCTGA
- the LOC121984172 gene encoding myb family transcription factor IPN2-like gives MFPAASRKPPSTSMNSASHERSPMCVQGDSGLVLTTDPKPRLRWTAELHDRFVDAVNQLGGPDKATPKTIMRVMGVKGLTLYHLKSHLQKFRLGKQPHREFNDPSLKEAMDLHRNTASSSRIMGRSMNESLHGTEALRMQMEVHRRLHEQLEVQKHLQIRIEAQGKYMQSILEKAYQTLAADQGLGYNKDQVGGDQVGFVQDTMGFHDLQLFGGGDLHLDNLHQVHLNQPLDHGLYLTPNDHPSSALIGKKIMATSHDPYITNPWDDEDDDDDNLHVGKQEELHQNIGNIAPGLIDAAAANGRRMVVDVYEAKPMISNAGGSEGSTKMDRPSPLRDHPLSMEGINAMLIGGSFAQ, from the exons ATGTTCCCTGCAGCTTCCAGGAAGCCGCCATCTACTTCTATGAATTCTGCTTCGCATGAGAGGTCTCCCATGTGTGTTCAAGGCGACTCCGGTCTCGTCCTCACCACCGACCCCAAGCCGCGCCTCCGATGGACGGCCGAGCTCCATGACCGCTTCGTCGATGCCGTCAACCAACTCGGTGGCCCAGACA AGGCCACGCCCAAGACGATCATGAGGGTAATGGGGGTCAAAGGTCTTACTCTCTATCATCTTAAGAGTCACCTTCAG AAATTCAGACTCGGGAAGCAGCCGCATAGAGAATTCAACGATCCTTCACTCAAGGAAG CAATGGATCTACATAGAAACACAGCCTCTTCATCCCGAATAATGGGTCGAAGCATGAATGA GAGTTTGCATGGCACAGAAGCCCTCAGAATGCAGATGGAAGTGCATAGAAGATTGCATGAGCAATTAGAG GTTCAGAAACATCTGCAAATAAGGATCGAAGCCCAAGGGAAGTACATGCAAAGCATATTGGAGAAAGCATATCAAACACTCGCAGCAGATCAGGGCTTGGGCTACAACAAAGATCAGGTAGGAGGGGATCAAGTAGGGTTTGTTCAAGACACCATGGGCTTCCACGATCTGCAACTTTTCGGTGGCGGAGACCTGCATCTTGATAACCTGCACCAAGTGCACTTGAATCAACCTCTTGATCACGGCCTCTACTTGACTCCCAACGACCACCCTAGCTCAGCCCTGATCGGTAAGAAAATTATGGCTACGTCTCATGATCCCTACATTACTAACCCTTGGGATGACGAGGACGACGACGATGATAACCTTCACGTCGGGAAACAAGAAGAGCTTCATCAGAACATTGGCAATATTGCACCGGGGTTGATCGATGCTGCCGCCGCCAACGGCCGGCGCATGGTCGTCGATGTCTATGAGGCAAAACCAATGATCTCGAATGCGGGCGGCTCGGAGGGATCCACAAAAATGGATAGACCATCTCCATTGCGAGATCACCCTCTTTCCATGGAAGGTATCAACGCCATGTTAATAGGAGGCAGCTTTGCCCAGTGA
- the LOC121984171 gene encoding probable indole-3-acetic acid-amido synthetase GH3.6 isoform X1, whose translation MAASSGAVEVFEGSTRDAHRIQMQTLRSILERNAAVGYLRRFLCGDAGFPDPAQADPAHTAAAFRRLVPLSSYDDYADLIDRVADGAEPPTALSVDPLLCFFNSSGTSTSKPKLIPYFDSSLAKSASSVAHQTSSALLQSRLFPPTRSANKVLWFLYAGNVTATKAGYKVMAASAFPFHNNTPTPSPLLSMCVSPREVIVGADTLQQMYCHLLCGLSLSASVDCIRAPYAAGLIRAIRMLESKWMQLCDDIEYGSLSSEITEPSMRVAVQELLGAPQPELATRIREICMRNNWRGILCRLWPKLCYIACVSTGSMEQYFSLIKHYAGDNLPLLGGNYFASECPIGINMDRSRPPATTSFVIIPSAAYFEFLPFELGGSPNVQETVDISGVEVGKMYEVVVTTYRGLYRYRLNDVVKVVGFYNSLPRVEFITRAPKGDSEVFTERDLISAMTTLGLMIGDGKGGEIVEFAGYLDPNSDQGHVIIFVELDKDCLFLQRENVDKSIGQLSRCCQSLEACLGSVYKVKRAKGNLGLLELSIVKPGSFEGLARMAIKSGAPANQYKPAKILRTCKFVNLLKENVILSSASELSF comes from the exons ATGGCAGCGTCGTCAGGGGCGGTGGAGGTGTTTGAGGGGTCCACCCGCGACGCCCACCGGATTCAGATGCAGACTCTCCGCTCGATCCTTGAGCGGAACGCCGCCGTTGGCTATCTCCGCCGTTTCCTCTGCGGAGACGCCGGCTTCCCTGATCCCGCCCAGGCTGATCCAGCTCACACCGCCGCAGCTTTCCGCCGCCTAGTCCCGCTCTCCTCCTACGACGACTACGCCGATCTGATCGATCGGGTTGCTGACGGCGCCGAGCCGCCCACCGCTCTATCGGTCGATCCCCTTCTCTGCTTCTTCAACAG TTCAGGAACAAGCACATCGAAGCCAAAGCTGATTCCTTACTTTGATTCAAGCCTAGCAAAATCTGCTTCCAGTGTAGCACATCAAACCAGCTCGGCCCTTCTCCAAAG CAGGTTATTTCCCCCAACAAGATCTGCCAACAAAGTTCTATGGTTCCTCTATGCAGGAAATGTAACTGCAACCAAAGCAGGGTACAAGGTGATGGCTGCTTCTGCATTCCCTTTTCACAACAACACCCCAACACCTTCACCACTGCTCTCAATGTGCGTCAGCCCCCGTGAGGTCATCGTAGGAGCAGACACCCTTCAACAGATGTATTGTCATCTTCTTTGCGGCCTCAGCCTCTCTGCTTCCGTAGACTGCATTCGTGCACCTTATGCAGCTGGCCTCATCAGGGCAATTCGAATGCTGGAATCCAAATGGATGCAGCTTTGTGATGACATCGAATATGGATCACTGAGCTCAGAGATCACAGAGCCTTCCATGAGAGTTGCAGTTCAAGAATTGCTTGGAGCTCCACAGCCAGAGTTGGCTACAAGGATACGAGAAATTTGCATGAGAAATAATTGGCGGGGTATTCTTTGCCGCTTGTGGCCAAAACTTTGTTACATTGCGTGCGTCAGCACAGGAAGCATGGAACAATATTTTTCACTCATAAAGCATTATGCTGGTGATAATTTGCCATTGTTGGGTGGAAACTACTTTGCTTCAGAGTGCCCTATTGGCATCAACATGGATAGAAGTCGCCCACCTGCTACCACAAGCTTTGTGATCATTCCCTCAGCGGCTTACTTTGAGTTCCTCCCTTTCGAGCTTGGAGGTTCACCTAATGTTCAAGAAACAGTAGACATATCTGGTGTAGAGGTAGGAAAGATGTATGAGGTGGTGGTGACTACTTACAGAGGACTTTACCGCTACCGCTTGAACGATGTCGTCAAGGTTGTTGGCTTTTATAACTCCTTACCAAGAGTGGAATTCATCACAAGAGCACCAAAAGGAGATTCAGAGGTCTTCACGGAGAGAGATTTGATCTCTGCAATGACTACTTTGGGGCTTATGATCGGGGATGGAAAGGGAGGAGAAATAGTGGAGTTTGCTGGGTATTTGGACCCCAACTCAGACCAGGGACATGTAATCATCTTTGTGGAGTTGGACAAGGATTGCTTGTTTCTGCAAAGGGAGAATGTGGACAAATCCATTGGACAACTGAGCAGGTGTTGTCAGTCACTTGAAGCTTGTTTGGGGAGTGTTTATAAGGTGAAGAGGGCAAAGGGAAATCTTGGTCTTCTTGAGTTGTCGATAGTGAAACCAGGTAGCTTTGAAGGGTTAGCAAGAATGGCCATCAAGAGTGGAGCACCTGCCAACCAATATAAACCTGCAAAGATACTTCGGACCTGCAAATTTGTAAatttattgaaagaaaatgtcaTATTGAGCAGTGCCAGTGAGCTCAGCTTCTGA